One Polaribacter sp. KT25b DNA segment encodes these proteins:
- a CDS encoding DUF6371 domain-containing protein, translating into MNHIYKYSLDSSSRKFICPNCNKKTFVKFINNETNQYLNPTDGRCDRESKCGYFKKPTSNCITNIENCITEVIQPTYHNTIVLQEFCNTKQPSNFITYLLRHFETQNVLQAINLYHIDTTNYWHNATIFWQIDAKNVIHGGKIMLYNCDTGKRVKKPFNHVSWMHKQLKLNNFVLQQCLFGLHNLISITKGDTICIVESEKTAIIMSIVMPNFLWLATGSKTGFKQEMLHPIKDYAIIAYPDKTEYQKWAETTELLNKKGFKISCSNLLEKIDIENGSDLVDFYFDSL; encoded by the coding sequence ATGAACCACATATATAAGTACAGTTTAGATAGTTCTAGCAGAAAGTTTATCTGCCCTAATTGCAATAAGAAAACATTTGTAAAATTTATTAACAATGAAACTAATCAATATTTAAATCCTACTGATGGAAGATGTGATAGAGAAAGTAAATGTGGTTACTTTAAAAAACCTACATCTAATTGTATTACAAATATTGAAAATTGTATCACAGAAGTAATACAACCAACGTATCATAATACTATCGTTTTGCAAGAATTTTGTAATACAAAACAACCAAGTAACTTTATAACTTATTTATTAAGGCATTTTGAAACACAAAATGTACTACAAGCTATTAATTTGTATCACATTGACACTACAAACTATTGGCATAATGCCACAATATTTTGGCAAATAGATGCTAAAAATGTAATACATGGTGGCAAGATTATGTTATACAATTGTGATACAGGAAAAAGGGTTAAAAAACCTTTTAATCATGTTAGTTGGATGCATAAACAACTAAAATTAAACAACTTTGTATTACAACAATGTTTATTTGGTTTACACAACTTGATTAGTATTACAAAAGGTGATACAATTTGTATTGTTGAATCAGAAAAAACTGCAATTATAATGAGTATTGTAATGCCTAATTTTTTATGGTTGGCTACAGGAAGCAAAACAGGTTTTAAACAAGAGATGTTACACCCCATAAAAGACTATGCAATTATTGCTTATCCTGATAAAACAGAATATCAAAAATGGGCAGAAACCACAGAACTTTTAAATAAAAAAGGCTTTAAAATTTCTTGTAGTAATTTGTTAGAGAAAATTGATATTGAAAACGGAAGTGATTTGGTTGATTTTTATTTTGATTCGTTGTGA
- a CDS encoding AAA family ATPase → MTENKIDIISKDISIHQKKLKNKSFEFGCLIIKEANIWVEEAKNRPIPNMLFSELWYENEVCILFSDTNLGKSILAVQIADSISKGRPIPGFKLESSPKKVLYLDFELSDKQFENRCSEDYENHYQFNENFLRAELHTELELPKEFKNIEEYLCATLSNIIIETKASVVIVDNLTFLSSENEKAKDALVLMKTLKKTSKTNNVSILVLAHTPKRDDSKLITKNDLAGSKMLMNFCDSCFAIGSSSQEASFRYIKQIKQRNTEHLYHSENVIVCSLDKETNFLEFHFEDFDSEKTHLKTYDSSSSEERNEQISFLVSEGLSNVKIADRLGLSEGAIRKRRKKLNI, encoded by the coding sequence ATGACAGAAAATAAAATCGATATAATAAGCAAGGACATAAGCATCCATCAAAAAAAACTTAAAAACAAAAGTTTTGAGTTTGGTTGTTTAATCATTAAGGAAGCAAATATTTGGGTAGAAGAAGCTAAAAACAGACCCATACCCAATATGCTTTTTAGTGAGTTATGGTATGAAAATGAGGTTTGTATTTTATTTTCGGATACTAATTTAGGTAAATCTATTTTAGCTGTTCAAATTGCAGATAGCATCAGTAAAGGAAGACCAATTCCTGGTTTTAAACTTGAAAGTTCCCCTAAAAAAGTACTCTATTTAGATTTTGAATTGTCTGATAAACAATTTGAAAATCGCTGTTCTGAAGATTATGAAAATCATTATCAATTTAATGAAAATTTTCTAAGAGCAGAATTACATACTGAATTAGAATTGCCCAAGGAATTTAAGAACATTGAAGAATACTTATGTGCAACTTTGTCAAATATTATAATTGAAACAAAAGCATCTGTTGTAATTGTAGATAATCTTACCTTTTTAAGTAGTGAAAATGAAAAAGCAAAGGATGCTTTAGTTTTAATGAAAACTCTTAAAAAAACATCTAAAACAAATAATGTTTCAATTCTTGTTTTAGCTCACACTCCTAAAAGAGATGATTCTAAACTAATTACCAAAAATGATTTAGCTGGAAGTAAAATGCTCATGAATTTTTGTGATAGCTGCTTTGCAATTGGCAGTAGTTCTCAAGAAGCTTCATTTAGATATATCAAACAAATAAAACAGCGAAATACAGAACATTTATATCATTCAGAAAATGTAATTGTTTGTAGTCTTGATAAGGAAACGAACTTTCTAGAATTTCACTTTGAAGATTTTGATTCAGAAAAAACACATCTAAAAACTTATGATTCTTCTAGTTCAGAGGAAAGAAATGAGCAAATAAGTTTTTTAGTTTCTGAGGGATTATCAAATGTTAAGATTGCGGATAGGTTAGGATTGTCTGAGGGAGCAATTAGAAAAAGAAGAAAAAAACTAAATATCTAA